TATTATAATATCATTCAACTGAACAAGAGCCTGGATGAGCAGTCAGGCAGATCATACCTCTATTCATTTCGCAGATAAATAGATTGTACCCAATTGAGCCATATGCACTCACCTTCTCCCCGTCGTAGAATCTCCTTGTGTACAGCTCCCCCAAGGTACAGTCCATAAATTGAAACACCAGCAAGCCCGGCAACAAACGTTCGGTGTAGGATGTCCGTTAGTGATATAGGCGGCATAATGGTTAAGGTTGTAAGTTGGTCACGTCTGGGAGACCGACGTATTAGTCAGCTTCCTCTCAATTGTGATTGCTCCCGCTTCAATACATCCATCATAAACCCTCAACAGACAAATTCAACGTTGCGAATACGTGAAACTATCGGCGGTACCGCTAATTGCATGATTTCCCTGAGGATTGTAATCGAAGTATATTGGATATAGATTGGTCGTTTCATGAGTCGACCTGTGCCCCGTGTGGGCTTGCTTGGGCTATCTAGGCGATATGGGGGTTCAAGGTGAGCTCATGTCTCGGCTACGAGTGGACAAACCTCACCTTATGTGCATGTCTAGAGCTACTAATATGATAAGGTATACATCAATTCGCAATTTCTTTCACCGCATCGCACAAGACACAGATAATATTGCTACTGGGTGCCGGCCGCATATCCGACAATACCAGCGTCATTCATGGCAGCGAACGACATTATTGGGTATAACGCCCTTATCGACGCATAATACCTGTGGTTTTCGTTATTTTGCTCCACGATATACCTCTTCTTCGACACACGGCAATCGCTCCGATCCTGGGCCTTCCAGTAAATCATCAACAACGCCCACATCTCATGACCCTGATTCTGGTCAAGACAGTCAGCCTAATTCTCAAGAGTCCAAAGAGGCTCCGAAAGAACTCCCTGCCCCCACCAACCCTCACATACAGAATTACTCTTCCCTTTTCAGACAACTTGCTCTTTCGTTACCCCATGTCAAACAGCCAACCAAACAGGACTTCTTGCAAGCGGCCACTAGTATGTGGCAGCGTATGCGTATCCGGTTCAAGTGGTTCGCTATCAAATCATTCCGTAAGTTCAATGCGGATGATATATCGGCTTTCTTGAGTTGGTTTCTGGTCGGCCAGACATTATGGATCTTGGTGGGAACGTGAGTATGTATTTACTCTAACTCACGAACCTAACCTTATTTTGGCCCCAGTACTACCTTTTCTCTGTGGTATTTGCGGTCCTCAACAGCTTGAGGTTGCAAGGTAAGTTCCAAAAACCCAAGCGCATTACTCGCATATTCAAATTCAAGTAGAGTATGTTGCTCGGTCTATAAGCGATTACCTAACTTCGGAAACTGGCGTCCGTATCGTTTTCGAATCCGCCGTGGTACCCAAGTGGAAAGACTCTCGTATTTCTTTTCGCAATGTATACATTTCTCGGCGTCAAGATTCTCAGACCGAAGAAGTATTGCCTCGCGACGCTGGGCAGAGGGCGGCCGCTCGATTGTTAGCCGGCCATCATCCCGCGTATCATGACATTGCGTATCACGAGGACGAAGAGACGCATGGAGTTGCAACTGGGGGAATGAATGTTTCGGATGTGGGAGACCCTGTCGACACTGGAGACGATGGGTGGACAACATTCGACTTGGAGATCGATTCCGTAGATGTAACCTTGAGTTTTGCACGATGGTTAGAAGGTAGAGGACTGATCAAGAATGCGGCAGTCAAAGGTGTACGTGGGGTTGTTGGTAAGCTGAGCCATCTATTTTTGCGCCCATCGTTGTTTACCACTTCAGATCGCCGATCGGTATCTTGGGACCCCGAGGTTCATGCCGATCCAACAGAGTTTCGCCATCCTCCGCAGCTGGGAGATTTCGAGCTCGATTCGCTTGAAGTTGAGGATTTATTGGTGACACTGTATCAGCCTGGAGCCTTTAGGCCTTTTACTGCATCGATATTTCGAGCAAACTTTGGGGTATTTCGCAAGCAGTGGTTATTTTACGATTTGATGTCTGCCGATCATAGTAAGCAATTCGAAAATATGACTATCTCTTTTGCTCACCCACTCGTTTGTAAAGTTGTGGGTCAATATGACAATTGTTTATTCAGCCTTCATACACCTCAGAGCATTGGACGTACCATGGAGCAAGAAGTCAAGGATAGTCGATGGACACGTATGGTATGTAATTTACCTGTAATTCTAGCGGCCCCAATTGAGTAAACACTAGTCTCGATTCCGAATCGATGGTGTCAATATCGATCACCTACAAGCTGCAACCGGCAACGAAGGCCTGGTTTCATGGATTGTATCCGGCAAGGTCGATGCAGTACTAGACATCAAGTTCCCACGCGATCCCAATGCGTTCGACATCGGTGAGATTATTGAAGGGATTGCTGCCGCTGCAGCCGAGCAAATCGAGGAGGCGCGTCGAGCTGGTCTGGAGCTTGGGATTCCTCTTATATCCGATCGTATCCCCGGACAACGAGAACTTGCCAAGCCTGCTTTAAGTGCACCGGAGGATGAAAATGAGCTGAAGGAAGAGTACGAGAAACCCGTCGTTCTTATCGACATTGACCTTCGATTCCGGGATCTTAAGGCTGCTATGCCGCTTTTCACGAATGAACTTTCGTATGTCAACCATGCACTCGTGAGACCAATCGTCTCGTTCATCAAGTGAGTACCAGGATTTATAGTCCTGAAATAGATTCTCACTTATCTCTCTAAGCGCGAACCACACCTTGGTGCCTATTCGTTGTAGGATTGTAAAGGATTTGGATGATTTCCATGGATCATGGACGGTGAGACCACCTTGACATTCCTTTTCGCTAGCTAACTTGTTTATTTGATAGATGTGGGAGAGTGAGCTGCATATATTCGCCTTGCCATTCGCAAATACTAATTGATATTTAACAGCTGGTTTAACTGATATCATTTCTCAAAAGGCGAGTGCGGACATGTCGCGCACTGGCAAAAACTGACAAACCTATCAGACCTATGACGCTGTGGCATATCATGTTACACAAGCGAACATGCAACGAAGGCTCAAGACAGTAGCTATGTGGAACCTACACCTTGCATCCCGAAACCTTATCACTGCAGCACGCAGCATCGCTGATCCTGTGTCTGCTCACTTGCGTGCAGCTTATGCCCACGCTACATGACCTCGATATGTGCCTTTACATCAATGCTATGTATTTTTAGCCAAGCTTTTCGTCAACATCCTTCTCATGCTTCACTTGGAGCCTAAAGTATAGTGGTATTCTATATACTAAGCTTCAGATATTTAAACGATAATATAGAAAAAGGCGAATAATATGATTTAAGAGCGAATTTTTTCGATCCTTAGATACGTTTTACATCTAGGATGTGAGGCAGTACTTAGAAATCAGTAAGATTAAGGTAGAAGTTTCGGAAAACTCGTAAGTGCTCTTTTCCATTGCCATCAAGGACAAAGCCGGCCATGATCTTGAGCACAGGGGTACTTCTCGGATGCCGACTTGGGTGCCTTTAGGGGCAAGTGATGGCTTGGTGGCCTAGGGGTAGGCGTTGGCGGTGGCGACACGAAAGATGAACCTGATTCCGAGCTTGCTGGTGAAGAGGGCACGGTGTATGCAGATGTACGAACTGATGTGTTCGGTAGGAGTGAACGTTCTACCCCTGTTGATAACAAAGGAAACGGAGTGGGTAGATCAGGGAGTTTGGGATCTCGAGAAAATGTCTGGGAAAACGAACTTCTTGGACGTGGAGGCGTCACTGGACGGAAGGTGTGTGAAGCTAATACAAGTGGAGATGCAGTCTCCGAAGGTCCTGAGACTCCTTTCTCGTAGCAACAGTCGAGCTACTATTGGTGGTAGTGGGGGTAGTGACCAAAGCACCGTCCTCTGCATGTACTGGGGTAGATGGTGGCCTGTCGTATTCATGGAAATTGTTGCGTATGGAGTCGCAGTCTGTGCGTCCGGTACTGAACCATGCATGCCGGACAAGATCTTCTAAAAATGACgtatcttgatcttcttcgGATCCAGCTTGCTTTTCCTTGACGTCTTCTGCGAGAACTGCAAATGAACCAAACCGCCTCAGTTGTAGAGGTTCGGAGGCACGACGCCTGGGTCTTCGAGGAGCTACGGTGCGAAGTGGCGATGTAGATAAAGGAAAGCCAGCTTGAGTTGGAGAGGCGAACGGATCTTTGAGAGTCATGAAGTCCTCGGATGGTTGGTTGGACACACGTCCTAGGTTCCAAGAGGACTCAACGGTTGAGTCTGCAGAAGGCGCCATTACAAACTTGCGTGTTGGCTCGTATATAATGACTCGATAAATAATTAGCTCTTCAATGTCGCACGGATGCCGACCAGATTTACTCACTAAAATGAGTAGCCATGACCCCTCCGCCCCAGATAACGAGACCCATAGAGCTAAGCAACCAGACGACAGGTACTCGGCGTCCAAACGCCCCTTCAACAACCTCGCCCACTACACTAATTATAGCAATGCTCTGCAGCAAAAATAAAAACTCCCATATATAAGGGAAGCGAATTAACACTGTACAACGACCTGTACCAGGAGTGGGGAGTCCGAGCTCGACACACTTGGAGGGTTTGTTAAATAACATAGTTGGTGCAGAGCGTTTGTTTTCCGTATTAGACCGAGAGGACTTGACCGCGCGCATAAGCGAAAATAGAAGTGGAGTAGGCAGAGAGAGAGAAACGAGAGTCGGAGCTGATGATATCAAGCTGGGGACCTGAGGTACGACAAACACCGAGATAAGGGATGAAACAGAGGCTAAAATAAATCCATGTGAATGGTGTTGAGTACTGAAGCAAGCTTATCTTACCAATTAAAATCGCCAATAtaactgcatatatgcgccaagtTGGAAGCGTGATAGTTGGGGTATCGACTGATAGTATGGCCAAGAGATAGTCAGGAGTCAACAACTGGACCATAGCGAGTTGCGCTGATTTTGAAGGTTTATCAACTCATGGTGTAGTGATAGTGTATGGGTGGCTCACCAATGAGTAACCCTAACGCCCGCATGGCAAACGCTGCGGAAGTCAACCAGCGATAGGCCCCCCCTGTGACTGCTTCTGCAACTATCCCAAAGACACCGGCGAGGGTGATAAATCCACCGAATAACAGTGTAGCGTAGAACTTTGCTGTCTTGAGCGAGCTAGAAAGATGTAAATAAGTTATCTTTCTGAGAAACGCTCAGCGTACGTAGATTGGTTAGATGGTCCAGAGACGAACTGGAGCATGAATAGCATACAGGTAGCAGGGCATATAGTAATGAAAATAATGTAAGGAGTGGCAGAGAGTAAGAGTGACATGGCGATGTCAGGAGGATTACGAACAACCCTATGGGTTTTAACCCATCCTACGCTCTTATGCACGGGAGACCCAAATATACCCAAACGCAAAATATGTTCAATAGGGCACAACATTGTTTTGTTACACGTAATCTATCTATAATAGTACAGTTTGATTCTCCTTTTTTTGTGTATGGGTGTGCCGGCCACCGTACCTCGTGTCCCGATGAGCGGTGGAAGAGCTCAATTGAGTTCGTGAGTTTTAATATCGATCGACGGGAGTTCTACGCGAATTGGCTCATATCGAAAGTGGGCAGTGGATTTCCTGAACGCTAAAAATTATGTCTGTGGACAAGTTACATGATTATCAAGAAGTTGGGGAGATCGGATAAATTCCAAACATCGTGCTAACCTAATTCTTCCGTCCCCTTGATAGATTGGCCATATGATTTAGAATACAAAAATTGTAACTATTCATAATAAACATCCTTGACGAGATGGCAAAACGAGGAGCGGTAAGAGGAAGATACAGTTTTTGCTAGGTTTGAATGGAACAATACTGGAATCGACCACAACCGTCCAACGTTTTCTAAAGCGGCCGATATTCCAGGAGGGAGGCTGATCTACAGAAGCTTAATCAAGGCTTCTAAGTACCCATATGGCATATGCCCAATCTATACTATAGGGTCAACACTGGTCTCTTCCGAACAGCTTCTAAGAACGCATTTGATTGAAAATGACCTTGTACATCTATGCCTCAGTTTAGAATGCTATCATGATGAAACAAGAACGATTGCGTTATAGATCCAACAACAAATTATTGGATACCCCACATCCGGACTTTCAGATGTTCGCCCGCAGCCGCATGAGTCGATGAACGCTTTAGCTTTGTATTGCGCCTATAATCAGGTGCACGAACCGACGCTGTGCTTGTGCTGCCAGACTGTGAAACCTTGGCGTCAGTAAGTCCGAGAGACCTCGAGACCAAACCTACCCAACATCGTCGGTGGTTGGGATCCGGGAGATACACTGTGCTGGCATCCTGCATAGATATTTGGTTACTTTCTTGAGATGTGTACAGTAATCTATGAGTATAACGCACCAAATTCTGCTCGAGGCTTTCCAAATCGTTCAAAGTGGAGCGCTGTTCCCGCTCGTTATTTAACTCAAGCTTCGCATGAATCTGCTCCGAAATACTACTTAAGCCATGTATGGCGAGATCAAACGGGCCTAGACCTACAGGATGAGCAAGCGAAGTCGAAAGGTGTTCAATTTCTGGTGTCTTGAAATACCTCAAGGGGGAAGCTGTGTGTTTGTATGTTCGAAGTATAACATTGACGAACCCAACCTTGGCGGCATTAGAGAACGCCGGTGAAGATACCTTTGGATTCATTTGAGAGCTCAAGGATTGTGTATCCAATGGTCGTAGATCCAGTGTAGCCGAGTTATCCGATTGATACGTGGAATACAAGCTATATGCTCGCTAACCGACATAAATATAAGAGATGTGACGCTCGTGAGATTGGGCTTACAGTAATTATAGGGTAGCCAAGAGTTCTGCGAGGgagcaggccaatgttaatgacTGTGATGAAACAGAGGACTGTCAAAATGTGCATGTTCGGTGTTCAGCGCGTCGATGAATGGGAGGAAGGGGGGTAATGGTAATGAAGAGAGGCGCGACCCCCAAGACTCCACATAGGGGACAAGTTGTCGGTGTTTGTTGATTCCGGAGCTACAATCCATTGATTATTTGCCTGAAAGGACTTGCACCCGAAACCAACCCCTATCTGTACTCGGAGGTTCAACGACCCCCGTCCCAATTTATGAGCCCCCTA
The window above is part of the Rhizoctonia solani chromosome 7, complete sequence genome. Proteins encoded here:
- a CDS encoding mitochondrial distribution and morphology protein 31 — translated: MIRYTSIRNFFHRIAQDTDNIATGCRPHIRQYQRHSWQRTTLLGITPLSTHNTCGFRYFAPRYTSSSTHGNRSDPGPSSKSSTTPTSHDPDSGQDSQPNSQESKEAPKELPAPTNPHIQNYSSLFRQLALSLPHVKQPTKQDFLQAATSMWQRMRIRFKWFAIKSFHIMDLGGNYYLFSVVFAVLNSLRLQEYVARSISDYLTSETGVRIVFESAVVPKWKDSRISFRNVYISRRQDSQTEEVLPRDAGQRAAARLLAGHHPAYHDIAYHEDEETHGVATGGMNVSDVGDPVDTGDDGWTTFDLEIDSVDVTLSFARWLEGRGLIKNAAVKGVRGVVDRRSVSWDPEVHADPTEFRHPPQLGDFELDSLEVEDLLVTLYQPGAFRPFTASIFRANFGVFRKQWLFYDLMSADHIVGQYDNCLFSLHTPQSIGRTMEQEVKDSRWTRMSRFRIDGVNIDHLQAATGNEGLVSWIVSGKVDAVLDIKFPRDPNAFDIGEIIEGIAAAAAEQIEEARRAGLELGIPLISDRIPGQRELAKPALSAPEDENELKEEYEKPVVLIDIDLRFRDLKAAMPLFTNELSYVNHALVRPIVSFINANHTLVPIRCRIVKDLDDFHGSWTMWETGLTDIISQKASADMSRTGKN